Proteins found in one Subtercola endophyticus genomic segment:
- the ndk gene encoding nucleoside-diphosphate kinase, translated as MTDSVEETLVLIKPDGVARNLIGEILGRIEAKGYQLVDLKLFEPERALLAAHYAEHEGKPFYEPLVEFMESGPVVAARVAGNSVIAGFRSLAGATDPTTAAPGTIRGDLGRDWGLKVQQNLVHGSDSPESAARELALWFPLT; from the coding sequence GTGACCGACTCTGTCGAAGAAACCCTCGTACTCATCAAGCCCGACGGTGTTGCCCGCAACCTGATCGGCGAGATTCTCGGCCGCATCGAGGCCAAGGGCTACCAGCTCGTCGACCTCAAGCTGTTCGAGCCCGAGCGCGCGCTGCTGGCCGCGCACTACGCCGAGCACGAGGGCAAGCCGTTCTACGAGCCCCTCGTCGAGTTCATGGAGTCGGGCCCCGTCGTTGCCGCACGCGTTGCCGGCAACAGCGTCATCGCGGGCTTCCGCTCGCTCGCCGGTGCCACCGACCCCACCACGGCGGCCCCCGGCACCATCCGCGGCGACCTCGGCCGCGACTGGGGCCTCAAAGTGCAGCAGAACCTCGTGCACGGCAGCGACTCGCCCGAGTCCGCCGCCCGCGAGCTCGCCCTCTGGTTCCCGCTCACCTAA
- a CDS encoding DUF4233 domain-containing protein yields MTEPAGGSGAPDSGAPDQGGRASGGRRGPRTPRTPRMRVRRQRSVQESLGSIVLGFQVIIVGLAALVAFGLHKLPPLVALGGGAVATILLLATIPLLRYRAGFVIGWVLQVALLATALLVPQMLIVAVLFGGMWAFCMIRGSRIDRDNKALAAARAAEDDTLEP; encoded by the coding sequence GTGACCGAGCCCGCCGGCGGGTCAGGCGCGCCAGACTCTGGCGCGCCTGACCAGGGAGGCCGGGCATCCGGTGGCCGCCGTGGCCCGCGCACGCCGCGCACGCCGCGCATGCGTGTGCGCCGCCAGCGTTCGGTGCAAGAGAGCCTGGGCTCTATCGTGCTCGGCTTTCAGGTCATCATCGTGGGGCTCGCTGCGCTCGTCGCGTTCGGGCTGCACAAGCTGCCGCCGCTCGTCGCGCTCGGCGGGGGAGCGGTGGCGACCATTCTGCTGCTGGCGACCATTCCGCTGCTTCGCTACCGGGCCGGATTTGTGATTGGCTGGGTTCTGCAGGTGGCGCTTCTCGCCACGGCTCTGCTCGTGCCGCAGATGCTCATCGTCGCCGTTCTGTTCGGCGGAATGTGGGCGTTCTGCATGATCCGCGGATCCCGAATCGACCGAGACAACAAGGCCCTTGCCGCTGCCCGTGCGGCAGAAGACGACACCCTCGAACCATAG